TATGTAAATGAAATTTACTCTAATTCAAGAAGCGATGTAAGTAGTGTAGTTCAAGACATAATCCAACAACAAAGTCAAATTAAACCAACAATTGAAATTAAAAGCGGAAGCCGTATATTTTTAGTACCAACAAATCACATGTGGTTTGCAAAACCTAAAAATGGTGAAGTTTTAATGCAATATTTCAACGATTAAGGAGCAAGTGTGCAACTAGAAGATATTAAAGCGGAAATCAAAAACCAAAACGCTTATAACAAAATTTTGGAGCGTATAGCAAAACAGGTAAAGAAAACCGAGAAAGCTCAAGTGAATGCAGATAAAGAGAAACAAAAGCTTGAGATGTTGCTAGAAGAAAAAAGAAATTTAATGAGCCAAGCACCAGACCAAAAGCAAAACGAGCAAGATGAGTGAAAGTATAATTTTAAAAAACATTCTCAATGTTTTAAAGCCATATCTAAATCTAAACGCAAATGAGCTAATTTTTAACCAGCCTTGCGAAATTAATATAGATTATGGCGACCACTGGGAAGTGGTAAAAGACGAAAAACTAGATGCTAAATTTTTAAATAGTTTTTTAGTCGAGCTGGCAACTAGAAGAAATCAACGTTTTGATGAAAGCCATTGTCACTTGTCTTGTGAATTGCCAAGTCCATTTTTGCGATATCGTGTCCAAGCACAGCACAAATCAAGCCTATTTAATAGCGAAATAGCAATCTGCATAAGGATACCAAGCAAAGAAATTTATCCACTCGAAAGCTTTATCCTAAGTGAAAAATGCATAAATAACGGCTGGAGCTATGAAAAAATAAAAGACTTGATACACGAAAAAAAGAATGTGCTTTTAAGCGGTGGAACTGGAAGCGGAAAGACAAGTTTTTTAAACTCACTAATGGGGGAAATAGACCCAAGCGAGCGAGTAGTAACCATAGAAGATAGCCAAGAACTAAGAGTTGAAAACATAAATAAAACTCAACTTGCCGTCCCGAAAATAGCAACAGAAATTTATAGCTACCAAGTAGCGATCGACAATGCAATGCGTTTGCGACCTGATAGGCTTTTCTTAGGCGAGATAGATATCAGAAATACGTTTTCATTTTTAAGAGTAAATAATACAGGACACGCAGGCAACCTAAGCACACTACATGCGAACAACCCAAAAGATGCCATAAAAGCAATAAAAACAAACATTATATTAGGCGGTGGATTATCAAATGTAGACGAAAGTATGCTTGATAGCCTAATAATGACAGCAATTGACTATATCATTCAAATAGCAAGGGTAAAAAATAAAAGAGTAATTACAGATATCCTCAATTTGAAAGAGATAGATATTGCAAGGATGATCGCATGAAAAAAAATGAACGACATTCCATATATTTTACTTTGCCAGATTTAAAAAAATTAAATGAATTGGCAAATCAAAGACGAGAGAGTAAATCGGCAGTCGTTCGAAAATTAATTCATATTGAAAAATATATGCAAACCCTAAAACAAATTGAAATTAATAATGAAATTTTAGCTGATTTTTTGAAAGAATTTAAGCATCTCGGAAAAAATTTAAACCAAATAGCATATCACCTAAATGCTCACATTATAAAAAAAGAAGAAGCTAAAAGCGACCTAGAAAAGACTATGTATGAGTTTTTTGACGCAATAGAAAGACTAAGTAATAAGATCGGTAAGCTAAAAATAAAAATAGACGTAGAACGAACAAAGCAACCTAATAACAAAGAGATAAAAGGATTGCAAGGTGAATAGCAAAGAATTTACAGCTAAAAAGTGGATATTAATATACATAACATCCATAATAATGGGGATAATTGCATATTTGGTAGTTGTAAAACTTATTTTTAACCCTGACATAGTAAATGTACCAATTGTGGCATTTAAAATTTTACAAAATATTGGCACGCCAACGTTAAAAATGAAAGCCTATGTCGCGGTATTTGCACTAATAGCACCACTCTTGGTCGCTATAATTTGGTGGCTAATGCCATATCTAAGAGATAATGAAGATTATGGATCAGCAAGGTTTGCAACGCCAGCAGATTTTGAAAAGATGAAGATAAACTACAAAACAGGACTTGTGCTAGGATGTTTTGACATTGACAGCACAAGCCCAAAATTTATACGTGCAACGCAACCGCTCTCGACATTAGTAGTAGCACCTCCTGGAAGCGGAAAAACGGCTGGTATGATTATCCCAAATTTATTAAGTGTGCCAAATTCTTGCGTAGTATTGGATATTAAAGGGGAGCTTTACGTAAAAACAGCAGGCTATCGTCAAAAATATTTTAACAATGAAATCCAGCTATTCTCCCCTTTTAGCTGGGATAATACATTATTTTTTAATCCGTTTGATCATAGCCTAGTTAAAGATTTGCAATATCTTCATATAAAAAAATTAGCCGAGCAGATCGCCTCCACAATATTTGTAGGCGAAAAAGGTAGAGAAAACGATCACTGGATAATATCGGCAAAAACAATGTTTGTATTTTTTGCAGAGTATTTTATGCAAAAAGACAAGCACGCAACACTGGCACAATTGGCACAAGCACCAAAGGCTGATTATTTCGACTATCTTGATGAGAAATTTGGCGAAGAAGCCATGAAAGAGCCTGATGAAGACGATCCAACGAAACCAAGAGAACGAGATTATGATGTAGATACTTTCAAAATTTGGCTCAAACAGACTAGTTTTGACGAAACTATAGATGAGAATACAAGAAATCAAGCTAGAGCCTACTCAAAATCTGCCGACAATGAGTTTGCATCGATAAAATCGACATACGATACTTTTATGAAAGTTTTTACAAACCCACAAGTTGCTAGTGCCACCAGCAAAATGAGCTTCACATTTGAAGACCTAAGAGAAAAAAGAATATCGATGTACGTAGTCGTTCAAACCGAAGATATGGACATCCTAGCACCACTTATAAGAATTTTTGTAGAAACGCTATTTAAAAAGCTTATGAGCGGAAAAGAATGTAGTGATTTAAATAAATTTATTTACGCATTTTTAGACGAATTCGTTAGATTTGGAAAAATGCCATTCTTGCTAGAAGCACCAGCACTATGTAGGAGCTATGGCTTATTGCCTGTATTTGTGACCCAAAGCTATGAGCAAATCAAAAAATATTATGGCGAAGATGATATGAATATCGTTAAAAATAACAGCGGTTATCAAGTAATTTTTGGCATGAACAGCGACAAAGACGCTGAAGACACAAGTAAGCTAATAGGCGATTACACCAACATAAAAATAAGTAAATCGCAAGGCAATATGGATCTTTTTAAAAGCAATATCTCAAAAAGCAAAGAAGCAAAGAAGCTGGTCACAGCACAAGACCTAAAAAATCAGGATAGTAGCGATATTTTGATACTTGTTAAAGGATTTTTTAAAATGCCAATCAAGGCGAAAGTGCCGTATTGGTTCAAAATAGAGCAATTTAAAGGGGCAGATAAAGTAGAAGTAGTATCGACCCAAGAAATTATAGAAACAGCAGAAACAACTAAGACAATTACAAATCAAGAACAAACACAAGTAAAAGATGAAAGAAAAGAGCAAAGAGATGAATTATTAAAATCATTAAGAATAAAAATAGATAAAGAGTAGAAATTTTTTAAAAAAATTTATAAATATTACCAATAATTTTAAAGCAATAGTATTTATAAGCTTTAAATATTTTTACTTTTTAATATTTTATTGTTATATATTTTATTATTTATAAAGTTTTTAATCTAAAATTTAATAAAAAACCTAAATTTTAGATTAGAGCCTAAAAACTCTAAAAATCTGTCCTAAGGAGTAGAAAATGACCTATGCAGAAAAGCTAAAGCAAGAAGAAGCATATAAAGAGTATGAGATGTATCTTGCAAAGCAATTCGAAGAGAGCCAAGACGGCGAGTTTGAAATCAACGATGATGAAAGCAAGAAGTGGGATTACCTAAAAAAAGACCACCAAAGCCTCGAAATCATAGAAGAAGAAAATGAGCCTAACTCAAACCTATAGCCCAAAAGTTATAGGTTATTAACAGATGTAAAGGATAAAAAATGGCTGATTTTACAAAGTATATCAAGTCAGAACAACAAGAAAATGCCACTCAACAAGAGAGAAAAAGCTGGAATCAGATGGATAACGCTGAAAAGAAAGAGAGCTTTGATAAGTACATGAAATATAAGCTCTTTGAAGCCCACAAGACAGCAAAAGCAGACTGGCAAAAAGATATGAGTAAAGAAGAAGTCGATAGGACAATTCCATACAACGCAAAGACTGGAGCCACATACTCGAGAGAGACTAGTATGCTATTGAGAGCCGAAATGGCTATAAAAGGTTATGACAAGCCTCAATTTGTGACAATGGAGCAAGGTAACGCAATGGGCGGAATACTAAAGCTAAAACACGATGAGAAAACAGGCGAAATCCTAACCACTAAAAATGGCTTACAAGCTAGAGTCGATGGTGTTAAAATGCTCTATATTGCAGACCACGAGATTAGACCAAAACTAGACAGAGATGGTAAAGAAATCATGGCTGTTGTTAAAGACAAAGACGGCAATATAAAGTATGACAAAGAGACAGGGGAAGCAATGACCTATGTTGTAAAGGAAAAAATCCCAATTAATCCACGCCTAGAAACAAAAACTCTATATCACGTAAGTCAGTTTGATGGACTAGACGAGAGCAAGATCAAAGAAAGAGATCTAACAGCAATCCAGCACTATAGAGAGCAAGCGAAAAATCAAGATTTTGAAGTAAAAATAGATTACAACAAGACCTTGGGAATAAGCGGAAATT
The Campylobacter concisus genome window above contains:
- a CDS encoding type IV secretory system conjugative DNA transfer family protein, which encodes MGIIAYLVVVKLIFNPDIVNVPIVAFKILQNIGTPTLKMKAYVAVFALIAPLLVAIIWWLMPYLRDNEDYGSARFATPADFEKMKINYKTGLVLGCFDIDSTSPKFIRATQPLSTLVVAPPGSGKTAGMIIPNLLSVPNSCVVLDIKGELYVKTAGYRQKYFNNEIQLFSPFSWDNTLFFNPFDHSLVKDLQYLHIKKLAEQIASTIFVGEKGRENDHWIISAKTMFVFFAEYFMQKDKHATLAQLAQAPKADYFDYLDEKFGEEAMKEPDEDDPTKPRERDYDVDTFKIWLKQTSFDETIDENTRNQARAYSKSADNEFASIKSTYDTFMKVFTNPQVASATSKMSFTFEDLREKRISMYVVVQTEDMDILAPLIRIFVETLFKKLMSGKECSDLNKFIYAFLDEFVRFGKMPFLLEAPALCRSYGLLPVFVTQSYEQIKKYYGEDDMNIVKNNSGYQVIFGMNSDKDAEDTSKLIGDYTNIKISKSQGNMDLFKSNISKSKEAKKLVTAQDLKNQDSSDILILVKGFFKMPIKAKVPYWFKIEQFKGADKVEVVSTQEIIETAETTKTITNQEQTQVKDERKEQRDELLKSLRIKIDKE
- a CDS encoding ATPase, T2SS/T4P/T4SS family — translated: MSESIILKNILNVLKPYLNLNANELIFNQPCEINIDYGDHWEVVKDEKLDAKFLNSFLVELATRRNQRFDESHCHLSCELPSPFLRYRVQAQHKSSLFNSEIAICIRIPSKEIYPLESFILSEKCINNGWSYEKIKDLIHEKKNVLLSGGTGSGKTSFLNSLMGEIDPSERVVTIEDSQELRVENINKTQLAVPKIATEIYSYQVAIDNAMRLRPDRLFLGEIDIRNTFSFLRVNNTGHAGNLSTLHANNPKDAIKAIKTNIILGGGLSNVDESMLDSLIMTAIDYIIQIARVKNKRVITDILNLKEIDIARMIA
- a CDS encoding ArdC-like ssDNA-binding domain-containing protein, yielding MADFTKYIKSEQQENATQQERKSWNQMDNAEKKESFDKYMKYKLFEAHKTAKADWQKDMSKEEVDRTIPYNAKTGATYSRETSMLLRAEMAIKGYDKPQFVTMEQGNAMGGILKLKHDEKTGEILTTKNGLQARVDGVKMLYIADHEIRPKLDRDGKEIMAVVKDKDGNIKYDKETGEAMTYVVKEKIPINPRLETKTLYHVSQFDGLDESKIKERDLTAIQHYREQAKNQDFEVKIDYNKTLGISGNLEKQLNNLTLAQIKGVDYFNPAKKIDMTKEKAQTKEQNKGMER
- a CDS encoding plasmid mobilization relaxosome protein MobC, which produces MKKNERHSIYFTLPDLKKLNELANQRRESKSAVVRKLIHIEKYMQTLKQIEINNEILADFLKEFKHLGKNLNQIAYHLNAHIIKKEEAKSDLEKTMYEFFDAIERLSNKIGKLKIKIDVERTKQPNNKEIKGLQGE